The Lycium barbarum isolate Lr01 chromosome 9, ASM1917538v2, whole genome shotgun sequence genome has a segment encoding these proteins:
- the LOC132609861 gene encoding subtilisin-like protease 4 — protein sequence MMFLKFCLLFCMISCLSWPTIQSPLETYIVHVASPESRISTQSLSDQDLESWYLSFLPNTTASTSSNEEAPRLVYSYRNVLKGFAARLSAEQMKEMEKKPGFIFAWPQRILSLHTTHTPSFLGLQQNIGLWRDSNYGKGVIIGVLDTGVSPDHPSFSDKGVPPPPAKWKGKCESNFTTKCNNKLIGLRSFIKDNRSPIDDDGHGTHTASTAAGGFVKGANVYGNANGTAVGVAPLAHLAIYKVCDSFGCEDSDILAGMDAAIDDGVDILSLSLGGLTSSFYNDPVALGAYSATERGILVSCSAGNSGPSNSTISNEAPWILTVGASTLDRKIKATVKLGNKQEIEGESAFHPKAFHSTFFPLYEPGKGEREFTEGSYCRDGLAYTSNGGKIVLCQVGGGITRVAKGQVVKDSGGVGMIIINDPENGFTTSADAHVLPALDVTYADGMKILAYMNSTNKPVARITFQGTIIGDKNAPVVAGFSSRGPSTASPGILKPDIIGPGVNILAAWPTFVENNTNTKSTFNIISGTSMSCPHLSGVAALLKSAHPAWSPAAIKSAIMTTADTINLANNPILDERLLPANIFAVGAGHVNPSRANDPGLIYDTQFKSYLPYLCGLNYTNREVRDLLQRKVNCSEVKSIPEAQLNYPSFSIILGVNSQTYTRTVTNVGEAKSAYNVEIFSPPGVSVNVKPSTLKFSKLNQKLTYQVTFSKTTNSSNSTVVQGFLKWISNRHSVRSPIAVVLV from the coding sequence ATGATGTTCTTGAAGTTCTGTCTTCTTTTTTGCATGATTAGTTGTTTATCATGGCCAACTATTCAAAGCCCTTTAGAGACTTATATAGTTCATGTTGCATCTCCAGAAAGCCGAATTTCCACTCAATCTTTATCAGATCAGGATCTAGAGAGCTGGTACCTTTCATTTTTGCCAAATACCACAGCAAGCACAAGCTCAAATGAAGAGGCCCCGCGTTTAGTATATTCATATCGCAATGTGTTGAAAGGCTTTGCTGCAAGATTATCTGCAGAGCAAATGAAAGAAATGGAGAAAAAACCAGGCTTCATATTTGCATGGCCGCAGAGGATATTGTCTTTACACACTACACATACTCCAAGCTTTCTTGGATTGCAACAAAACATTGGCTTGTGGCGGGATTCCAACTATGGGAAAGGTGTGATCATTGGAGTCTTGGACACTGGGGTTTCACCTGATCATCCTTCATTTAGCGACAAAGGAGTGCCTCCTCCGCCTGCTAAATGGAAGGGCAAGTGTGAATCAAATTTCACTACAAAGTGTAACAATAAGCTCATTGGCTTGAGGTCTTTCATAAAAGACAATCGTTCACCAATAGATGATGATGGACATGGCACTCACACGGCCAGCACAGCTGCAGGAGGTTTTGTTAAAGGTGCTAATGTATATGGGAATGCAAATGGCACTGCTGTAGGGGTTGCCCCTCTTGCTCACTTGGCTATTTATAAGGTTTGTGACTCATTTGGTTGTGAGGACAGTGACATTTTAGCTGGCATGGATGCAGCTATTGACGATGGTGTTGATATTCTATCCCTTTCCCTTGGTGGATTGACTAGTTCCTTCTATAACGACCCCGTTGCACTCGGCGCATATAGTGCAACAGAAAGAGGCATTCTTGTAAGTTGCTCTGCTGGTAATAGTGGTCCATCCAATAGCACTATTTCAAATGAAGCCCCATGGATTCTGACAGTAGGTGCAAGCACTCTTGACAGGAAAATTAAGGCTACGGTTAAGCTAGGAAACAAACAAGAAATCGAGGGTGAATCAGCTTTCCATCCAAAGGCTTTCCACTCAACATTCTTTCCTCTGTATGAACCTGGAAAAGGTGAACGTGAATTTACCGAAGGCTCTTATTGCCGAGATGGGTTAGCGTACACTTCTAATGGAGGCAAAATAGTTTTGTGCCAGGTAGGTGGTGGTATTACAAGGGTTGCAAAAGGACAAGTCGTAAAGGATTCTGGAGGTGTTGGCATGATTATTATCAATGATCCAGAAAACGGTTTCACAACATCAGCCGATGCTCACGTTCTTCCTGCCTTGGATGTTACTTATGCAGATGGAATGAAAATTCTTGCCTACATGAATTCAACAAATAAACCTGTTGCCCGGATTACTTTCCAAGGAACTATAATAGGAGATAAAAATGCTCCTGTGGTTGCTGGATTTTCTTCTAGAGGACCAAGCACGGCTAGTCCTGGAATACTGAAGCCGGACATTATTGGTCCTGGTGTTAACATTCTTGCTGCTTGGCCTACCTTCGTGGAGAACAACACAAACACAAAATCTACCTTCAATATTATTTCCGGCACATCCATGTCTTGTCCTCACCTGAGTGGAGTAGCAGCATTGCTAAAAAGCGCTCACCCCGCTTGGTCTCCAGCAGCTATTAAGTCAGCAATCATGACAACTGCTGATACAATAAACCTCGCCAACAATCCCATCCTAGATGAAAGGCTACTTCCTGCAAATATCTTTGCGGTTGGTGCAGGACACGTCAATCCGTCAAGAGCAAATGATCCAGGACTAATTTATGATACCCAATTCAAGAGCTACTTACCTTATTTGTGTGGTTTGAATTACACAAATCGAGAGGTTCGAGACCTTCTTCAACGCAAGGTGAATTGCTCGGAAGTGAAAAGTATTCCTGAAGCACAACTAAATTAtccttcattttccatcatactCGGAGTGAATTCTCAAACATACACAAGAACAGTGACTAATGTCGGAGAGGCTAAATCAGCTTACAATGTGGAGATTTTTTCACCACCAGGAGTTTCCGTGAATGTTAAGCCGTCTACTCTAAAATTCTCCAAGTTGAACCAGAAGTTGACATACCAAGTGACTTTTTCCAAAACAACCAACAGCTCCAACAGTACTGTAGTTCAAGGATTCTTGAAATGGATTAGTAATAGGCACTCTGTAAGAAGTCCAATTGCAGTTGTGCTAGTCTAG